The following proteins are encoded in a genomic region of Paenibacillus sp. FSL R7-0273:
- a CDS encoding helix-turn-helix domain-containing protein — MLLGKTIGQIRRSKGINQAVLAGGIMSRSNLSRFEGGHYYPGYDKLILLLDKLEMSLEELLFLHQDNAPQVKRTLHLSLTEAGNRYDFDRLRAVSRECRFMYESTQTEAYYHLYLLGQGVLIQHQQADEIRTLPEIAAYIKPYLLGVDRWYLYEFKLLNNFLFTLSSSDAVFFGLRGAKEFDRYRSFPESRTVQQHLLQNLSILCLKERSYEQSLQFLEQALPLADKTHLLYDKIITLIYYELTLLCLKRKESTAELKAYLNILKQLDFEDSRQALLKVCRGHLGKGL; from the coding sequence ATGCTTCTCGGAAAAACCATCGGACAGATCCGCAGGTCAAAGGGAATCAATCAGGCCGTGCTGGCAGGCGGCATCATGAGCCGCTCCAACCTGTCGCGCTTTGAAGGCGGGCATTATTACCCTGGCTACGACAAGCTGATTCTGCTGCTGGACAAGCTGGAGATGTCGCTGGAGGAGCTGCTGTTTCTGCATCAGGACAATGCCCCGCAGGTAAAGCGGACGCTGCATTTGAGCCTGACGGAAGCCGGAAACCGCTACGATTTTGATCGGCTCAGGGCAGTCAGCCGGGAGTGCCGCTTCATGTACGAGTCCACACAGACTGAGGCCTATTACCATCTGTATCTGCTCGGCCAGGGTGTGCTGATCCAGCATCAGCAGGCGGATGAAATCAGGACTCTGCCTGAGATTGCTGCCTATATCAAACCGTATCTGCTGGGCGTGGACCGCTGGTACCTGTATGAGTTCAAGCTGCTGAACAATTTTTTGTTTACGCTGAGCAGCAGCGATGCGGTGTTTTTTGGCCTCAGGGGCGCGAAGGAGTTTGACAGGTACCGCTCTTTTCCCGAGAGCAGAACGGTCCAGCAGCATCTGCTGCAGAACCTCTCGATCCTGTGCCTGAAGGAGCGCAGCTATGAGCAGAGCCTGCAATTTCTTGAACAAGCGCTCCCGTTAGCCGACAAAACCCACCTGCTGTACGATAAAATCATTACGCTGATCTACTATGAGCTCACACTGCTTTGCCTGAAGCGGAAGGAGAGTACGGCTGAATTAAAGGCTTATCTGAATATTCTCAAGCAGCTGGATTTTGAGGACAGCCGCCAGGCTCTGCTGAAGGTATGCCGCGGGCATCTGGGAAAAGGGCTGTAG
- a CDS encoding MFS transporter: MNLRIARQLNMRVWNILAGTLFTRTALFMSVPYLSIFLMSQKHIPLLPASLILAVNPLAGVAFSWLGGALADKLPVHRILLYTPLVWGTVFILFYFAGGFWSFLVLNALNGMCYSLFEPASKKVLSAESLPEHRLLVFNLRYMAINIGCFAGPLLSLLFNMKMTLFPYIILGVMYILYGASTKLFFRIELTSAANAPVPAHVKGVLSLQALSAIRKDHVYLLLVAGMSFSYFGYSQLNGTVSQFLSNTAMLADGTRLYSILLSANAIVILAAQFAVLRLISGWNPFNVVLLSNLLIGLSFLFFLFPAAYLPLLLFIVVFSLGELLIGARFDALVDELSSADNKGLYFGCTEFVKAGAISGPVVGGGLLGLFGFQAAWPVFGLLAMITLAGSGLIRAAGWKHLRTRNRGKAGAAPDTAADS, translated from the coding sequence ATGAATTTGCGCATAGCACGGCAGCTGAACATGAGAGTGTGGAATATTCTGGCGGGGACTCTGTTTACGAGAACGGCCCTGTTCATGAGCGTCCCTTATCTGTCTATCTTTCTGATGAGTCAAAAACACATTCCGCTGCTGCCCGCCAGTCTGATCCTCGCAGTTAATCCGCTGGCGGGTGTAGCCTTCAGCTGGCTTGGCGGCGCGCTAGCCGATAAACTGCCGGTCCATAGGATCCTCCTCTACACGCCTCTTGTCTGGGGAACCGTGTTCATCCTGTTTTATTTTGCCGGCGGCTTCTGGAGCTTCCTGGTGCTGAATGCCCTTAACGGCATGTGTTACTCCCTTTTTGAGCCTGCCAGCAAAAAGGTGCTGTCCGCTGAGTCCCTACCGGAGCACCGTCTGCTCGTCTTTAACCTGAGGTACATGGCGATTAACATCGGCTGCTTTGCCGGACCCTTGCTCAGCCTGCTGTTCAATATGAAAATGACCCTGTTTCCCTATATCATCCTAGGTGTCATGTATATTCTGTATGGTGCTTCCACGAAGCTGTTTTTCCGAATAGAGCTTACTTCAGCTGCTAATGCCCCCGTTCCTGCTCACGTTAAAGGCGTCCTCAGCCTGCAGGCCCTCTCCGCGATCCGCAAAGACCATGTCTACCTGCTGCTGGTGGCGGGCATGAGCTTTTCCTACTTTGGCTATTCGCAGCTGAACGGAACCGTCTCCCAGTTTCTGTCGAACACTGCTATGCTCGCGGACGGTACCCGGCTATATTCCATCCTGCTGTCGGCTAACGCCATTGTGATTCTGGCTGCCCAGTTCGCCGTGCTGCGCCTGATTTCCGGCTGGAATCCGTTCAACGTAGTGCTGCTCAGCAATCTGCTGATTGGACTCAGCTTTCTGTTCTTCCTCTTTCCTGCCGCTTACCTGCCGCTGCTGCTATTCATTGTTGTATTTAGTCTCGGTGAGCTGCTGATCGGCGCGCGGTTTGATGCCCTGGTCGATGAGCTGTCTTCTGCAGATAACAAGGGGCTGTACTTCGGCTGCACAGAGTTTGTGAAGGCGGGAGCGATCAGCGGTCCGGTTGTCGGAGGGGGGCTGCTGGGGCTGTTCGGCTTTCAGGCAGCCTGGCCCGTGTTCGGGCTGCTGGCAATGATTACGCTGGCCGGCAGCGGGCTGATCCGGGCGGCGGGGTGGAAGCACCTGCGTACGCGAAATAGGGGAAAAGCGGGTGCAGCACCGGATACTGCTGCTGATAGTTAA
- a CDS encoding TIR domain-containing protein codes for MSRPKCFIGSSRESIRYARAIHEQLKREVQVTPWYANAFRANEYTMESLERHLDESDYAVFVFSPDDVARIRGKYYYVTRDNTQFEMGLFWARLRRSRVFCLLPDRIEPRSDLIPGANVEEYHLLSDLAGLTPLEYEWQHENPVAAVDVSCGKIIDRIHEQGVYNDPHKELAELKLELRRKESILHFFWQYNSNVAGPEAAEKYQALSEAVRNSFVPPEQCRVIGAALWRACGEEGLKQVGGNVGRGHVYPFAPEGGDQDKRPGVMDAFLSREWTFFQRTEVAEVYILCYPLGEKHVLSVHFSGNDGLSAEDLKAAVRDNRDLFRTVNHLVGGD; via the coding sequence GTGAGCAGACCAAAATGTTTCATTGGATCATCCAGGGAATCCATCCGTTATGCAAGGGCGATACATGAGCAGCTGAAGCGGGAGGTCCAGGTAACCCCCTGGTATGCCAATGCCTTCCGGGCGAACGAATACACAATGGAGTCGCTGGAGCGGCATCTCGACGAAAGTGATTATGCCGTCTTTGTCTTCTCGCCGGATGATGTGGCCCGGATCCGCGGCAAGTATTATTATGTGACCCGGGATAACACCCAGTTTGAGATGGGGCTGTTCTGGGCCCGGCTGCGCCGCAGCCGCGTGTTCTGCCTGCTGCCGGACCGAATTGAGCCACGCAGTGACCTCATTCCCGGCGCCAATGTGGAGGAATATCATCTGCTGTCCGACCTGGCCGGGCTTACGCCGCTGGAATACGAATGGCAGCATGAGAATCCGGTGGCGGCAGTTGATGTCAGCTGCGGGAAAATCATTGACAGGATTCATGAGCAGGGGGTCTACAACGACCCGCACAAGGAATTAGCAGAGCTGAAGCTTGAACTCAGGCGGAAAGAAAGTATCCTTCATTTCTTTTGGCAATATAATAGTAATGTGGCCGGACCTGAGGCAGCAGAGAAATATCAGGCGCTCAGCGAGGCTGTCCGCAACTCCTTCGTGCCGCCGGAGCAGTGCAGGGTGATTGGCGCAGCCTTGTGGCGGGCGTGCGGAGAAGAAGGGCTGAAGCAGGTCGGCGGCAATGTAGGCCGCGGGCATGTTTACCCGTTTGCGCCGGAAGGCGGAGATCAGGATAAGCGGCCGGGTGTAATGGATGCCTTTTTAAGCCGGGAATGGACCTTTTTTCAGCGGACGGAAGTTGCGGAGGTCTATATCCTATGCTATCCTTTAGGTGAAAAGCATGTCCTTTCTGTCCATTTTTCGGGCAACGACGGGCTGTCGGCCGAGGATTTGAAGGCAGCCGTCAGGGATAACCGCGATTTGTTCCGTACCGTCAATCATTTAGTGGGAGGGGACTAG
- a CDS encoding N-acetylmuramoyl-L-alanine amidase: MIKSIHKALLLAGIVTGALLTGSQADALASYTAKVYASSLTVRSEPAAGASAVGSLKNGATVTVTDEQHGWMKVRSGSLTGWVAGYYLKKESGSALPAASSSVSQSKASSGTGSATVTADSLRIRGGPGTGYAVVGSLKAKDKVTILSRQDGWARIKTAAGEIGWVSAQYLSGGGSSGGVTTASATSTSSKGASKIGSKLIVIDAGHGGSDPGMLGTTYNTMEKDLTLQTAFYLRDYLTAKGATVQMTRTTASQKPTLARRVQIGHSAGADAFVSVHYNSSPKNVSGTLTFFYSESDDLRLARAIENRLGQGIGLKSNGLSYGNYHILRENRIPAALVELGFLSNPYDEAIVRTSSYQKKAAKAIAEGLADYFR, translated from the coding sequence ATGATCAAAAGCATACATAAGGCACTGCTTCTGGCCGGCATCGTAACGGGTGCCCTGCTTACAGGCAGCCAGGCTGACGCTTTGGCGTCTTACACCGCAAAGGTATACGCCAGTTCACTTACCGTAAGGAGCGAGCCGGCCGCAGGGGCGTCTGCTGTCGGCTCCTTGAAGAACGGGGCCACAGTTACAGTAACGGACGAACAGCACGGCTGGATGAAGGTGCGCTCCGGTTCGCTCACCGGCTGGGTAGCCGGATATTATCTGAAGAAAGAGAGCGGTTCAGCTTTACCGGCAGCGTCCTCCTCTGTCTCACAGTCCAAAGCCTCCTCCGGCACCGGCTCAGCAACAGTAACCGCGGATTCCCTGCGGATCAGAGGCGGCCCGGGAACCGGCTATGCCGTGGTGGGCTCCCTGAAGGCTAAAGATAAAGTAACCATACTGAGCCGCCAGGACGGCTGGGCGCGTATCAAGACAGCCGCTGGGGAAATCGGCTGGGTATCCGCGCAGTATCTTTCCGGCGGCGGCTCCTCAGGCGGAGTGACTACTGCATCCGCCACAAGCACAAGCTCCAAGGGAGCAAGCAAGATCGGCAGCAAGCTGATCGTGATAGATGCCGGGCATGGGGGCAGCGATCCCGGCATGCTTGGTACCACTTACAATACCATGGAGAAGGATCTGACCCTGCAGACCGCCTTTTACTTAAGGGATTACTTAACTGCCAAGGGAGCAACGGTCCAGATGACGCGGACTACAGCAAGCCAGAAGCCGACGCTTGCCCGGAGGGTGCAGATCGGCCATTCGGCGGGAGCAGATGCCTTTGTCAGCGTTCATTATAATTCTTCGCCAAAGAATGTATCGGGGACACTTACCTTCTTCTACTCCGAATCGGATGATCTGCGGCTGGCCCGGGCAATTGAGAACCGGCTGGGGCAGGGAATCGGCCTTAAGAGCAACGGGCTGTCCTACGGCAATTATCATATTCTGCGGGAGAACAGGATTCCTGCCGCGCTGGTGGAGCTCGGGTTCTTGAGCAATCCTTACGATGAGGCGATTGTACGCACCTCCAGCTATCAGAAAAAGGCCGCCAAGGCGATTGCCGAAGGGCTGGCCGATTATTTCAGATAA
- a CDS encoding response regulator — protein sequence MKVLIVDDEKHVREAIRYFVPWEKHQITGIFEATNGQEAMQIMQEEQPAVVFTDMRMPLMDGAELLEWLHGHYPGTKTIVISGYQDFNYVKPAIVYGGTDYLLKPLNSKQLIAAAEHAFRLWREEEAERQQTCSRNIQLNVLRPLYWDKMLSDLVAGHASFKELKPALHEELGMPEQAAGCRAAVISLQQSDGRLLQRFHGDVGLTAFVLANVCNEAIAAQQSGYAFRSWQAGADIVMLFWADVPEAEAQLQRINESVSAVYGVQMDIGLSGVCPFPEGLQSAFRQALEGLSERNLLQREGRIHLYREQQEGSGSEKDYVLEALPEKLGVAVLSGDVERMEQVIGEWGERLGGLPVLTEGSLMHQQEQICAVLQRWRPEAEMVIGPCHDAEGLFSVSSWQNQLKLLLQRLSRGGPSSPDSRLVQDIREYLEANYASDMTLQHIAERFFISRENVSRKFKQISGENLSDYLTSLRIGKAKTLLHNTGLRLSQIAGLVGYEDEKYFSRVFKKATGLTPREYRKQ from the coding sequence ATGAAGGTACTGATCGTAGATGATGAGAAGCATGTGCGGGAGGCAATCCGCTATTTTGTGCCGTGGGAGAAGCATCAGATTACCGGCATCTTTGAGGCGACGAACGGGCAGGAAGCGATGCAGATTATGCAGGAGGAGCAGCCGGCGGTTGTGTTCACCGATATGCGGATGCCGCTGATGGACGGTGCAGAGCTGCTGGAATGGCTGCACGGGCATTATCCCGGGACGAAGACGATTGTCATCAGCGGCTATCAGGATTTCAACTATGTGAAGCCGGCAATCGTCTACGGCGGGACGGATTATCTGCTCAAGCCGCTTAACAGCAAGCAGCTGATCGCCGCTGCGGAGCATGCCTTCAGGCTGTGGCGTGAAGAGGAGGCAGAGCGGCAGCAGACCTGCAGCCGGAATATACAGCTGAATGTGCTGCGGCCGCTCTACTGGGATAAAATGCTCTCGGATCTTGTGGCGGGCCATGCATCCTTTAAAGAGCTGAAGCCTGCGCTGCATGAGGAGCTCGGCATGCCGGAGCAGGCTGCCGGCTGCCGGGCTGCCGTTATCTCACTGCAGCAAAGTGACGGCCGGCTGCTCCAGCGGTTCCATGGCGATGTCGGGCTGACCGCCTTTGTGCTGGCTAATGTCTGCAATGAGGCTATCGCCGCACAGCAGAGCGGATACGCCTTCCGAAGCTGGCAGGCTGGTGCAGATATTGTAATGCTGTTCTGGGCGGATGTACCGGAGGCGGAGGCACAGCTGCAGCGTATCAACGAGTCAGTCAGCGCGGTTTATGGAGTACAAATGGATATCGGACTTAGCGGGGTATGCCCTTTCCCGGAAGGCCTGCAGTCTGCTTTCCGCCAGGCACTGGAAGGGCTGAGCGAACGCAATCTGCTGCAGCGGGAAGGGCGGATTCACCTGTACAGGGAACAGCAGGAGGGTAGTGGATCTGAAAAAGACTACGTCCTGGAGGCATTGCCGGAGAAGCTCGGAGTGGCTGTGTTATCGGGAGATGTGGAGCGGATGGAGCAGGTTATCGGTGAATGGGGTGAACGGCTCGGCGGGCTGCCTGTGCTGACAGAGGGCAGCCTCATGCACCAGCAGGAGCAGATTTGTGCCGTCCTGCAGCGCTGGCGGCCGGAAGCGGAAATGGTGATCGGACCCTGCCATGACGCAGAAGGGCTGTTCTCGGTCAGCAGCTGGCAGAATCAGCTGAAGCTGTTGCTGCAGCGCCTGTCCCGGGGAGGCCCGTCATCCCCGGACAGCCGGCTTGTCCAGGACATCCGCGAATATCTGGAGGCGAATTATGCCAGTGATATGACGCTGCAGCATATTGCCGAGCGCTTCTTCATCAGCCGCGAGAATGTATCACGCAAATTCAAGCAGATCAGCGGCGAGAACCTGTCGGATTATTTAACTTCCCTGCGGATCGGCAAGGCCAAGACGCTGCTGCACAATACGGGCCTGCGGCTGTCGCAGATTGCCGGGCTGGTCGGCTATGAGGATGAGAAATATTTCAGCCGTGTATTCAAAAAAGCCACCGGCCTGACGCCGCGCGAATACCGCAAGCAGTAG
- a CDS encoding sensor histidine kinase, producing MFKDKKVYFSRNPLSLSFLQKRIPSCLGRRSRFYLKNSIRTRLMALVLLASVIPSGISVTFSYLYTKQSVTEQSVKQNTKLLTLGEANLRSYFSGMNQRAMSLYSGINVPSSFYTTLLTAKNPDDLPAGTAAPDTRAVISTQLYNLFLSDQNTFQIHLYVRAPKQSNLLLGGFFRRETDNYVPSAVPGGTYRPFIEVTHLDHQYGMKSGFPNFKSGTVPVFTAHFPVYRAPSAEVLADLSVDFRLHELEGIVRSMYNSDTERLYVLNEQGQALFSSDPEWIGKQVSAGWSRLPADSESGHFSWNKEGFAGIVMYRQIDAPLFKGSIIKLVPYGDLHADAKVITRFNAGIGVLFLILGGIVAVIISIGFTRPIKKLIAFTQKVQIGQLDAHVEAESEDEFGLLTRKINGMTRTINDLILKEYKLELANKTNQLKALQAQVNPHFLYNALQSIASLSLRYNAPKVYDLIYSLGSMMRYSMNTERTRVPLRDELEHVQNYVILQTERFGDENLRLYIETGEAALDITVPKMILQPLVENIFKHGFADGIREAVITISCTLDKQGRLMLVVKDNGKGISESRLTEIAAGLEYSGSNEREAIGLSNVLARLRLQMSSGTELHLHSEEGQGVTVTLLIPLES from the coding sequence ATGTTCAAAGATAAGAAAGTATATTTTTCACGCAATCCTTTATCCTTATCTTTCCTGCAGAAACGGATACCGTCCTGTTTAGGACGGCGTAGCCGTTTCTACTTGAAAAACAGTATCCGCACCCGGCTGATGGCGCTTGTGCTGCTGGCCTCCGTGATTCCGTCGGGAATCTCGGTTACGTTCTCCTATCTCTATACCAAGCAGTCCGTAACAGAGCAGTCTGTAAAACAGAATACGAAGCTGCTCACGCTCGGCGAAGCCAATCTCCGCAGCTATTTCAGCGGAATGAACCAGCGGGCGATGTCACTCTACAGCGGAATCAATGTGCCCAGCTCCTTTTATACAACGCTGCTTACGGCCAAGAACCCGGATGATCTGCCTGCCGGTACAGCTGCGCCGGACACCCGGGCCGTGATTTCGACCCAGCTGTACAATCTGTTTCTCTCGGACCAGAATACGTTTCAGATTCATTTATACGTAAGGGCGCCGAAGCAGTCCAACCTGCTGCTTGGAGGATTTTTCCGCCGTGAAACGGACAACTATGTCCCCTCGGCCGTTCCGGGAGGAACCTACCGGCCGTTTATCGAGGTGACCCATCTGGATCACCAGTACGGGATGAAATCCGGCTTTCCGAATTTCAAATCAGGGACCGTGCCGGTTTTTACGGCTCATTTTCCGGTCTACCGGGCGCCAAGCGCCGAGGTGCTTGCTGATCTGTCGGTCGACTTCCGGCTGCATGAGCTGGAGGGGATCGTGAGGTCGATGTACAATTCGGATACGGAGCGCCTGTATGTGCTTAATGAGCAGGGGCAGGCCTTATTTTCATCTGATCCGGAATGGATCGGGAAGCAGGTATCAGCAGGCTGGAGCCGGCTGCCGGCGGACAGTGAAAGCGGCCATTTCAGCTGGAACAAGGAGGGTTTTGCGGGGATTGTGATGTACCGGCAGATCGACGCACCCTTATTCAAGGGGAGTATTATCAAGCTGGTGCCCTACGGTGATTTACATGCGGATGCGAAGGTGATCACCCGGTTCAACGCCGGAATAGGCGTGCTGTTTCTGATTCTCGGCGGGATTGTTGCCGTCATTATCTCCATCGGCTTCACCAGACCGATCAAGAAGCTGATTGCCTTCACCCAGAAGGTGCAGATCGGCCAGCTGGACGCTCATGTGGAAGCCGAGAGTGAGGATGAATTCGGTCTGTTGACCCGCAAAATCAACGGGATGACCCGCACCATCAATGATCTGATTCTCAAGGAATATAAGCTGGAGCTGGCTAATAAAACCAATCAGCTGAAGGCGCTGCAGGCCCAGGTGAATCCGCATTTCCTGTACAATGCCCTGCAGTCGATTGCCAGCCTGTCCTTACGCTATAATGCGCCGAAGGTGTACGACCTCATCTACTCACTCGGCAGCATGATGCGGTATTCGATGAATACGGAGCGGACTCGGGTTCCGCTGCGGGATGAGCTGGAGCATGTGCAGAACTATGTTATTCTGCAGACTGAACGCTTCGGCGACGAGAATCTGCGGCTCTATATCGAGACCGGCGAGGCTGCTTTAGACATTACCGTGCCGAAGATGATCCTGCAGCCGCTTGTCGAAAATATCTTCAAGCACGGGTTCGCGGATGGAATCCGCGAGGCGGTGATTACGATTTCCTGCACGCTTGATAAGCAGGGCAGGCTGATGCTTGTCGTCAAGGATAACGGCAAGGGAATTTCTGAGTCGAGGCTGACGGAAATCGCCGCCGGACTTGAGTATAGCGGCAGTAATGAGCGTGAAGCGATCGGCCTGTCCAATGTGCTGGCCCGGCTGCGGCTGCAGATGAGCAGCGGGACAGAGCTGCATTTGCACAGTGAAGAGGGGCAGGGAGTGACGGTTACGCTGCTGATTCCCCTGGAGAGCTGA